In the Clostridium sporogenes genome, one interval contains:
- a CDS encoding phosphate ABC transporter substrate-binding protein, protein MKRKGLKLIISALTITMTLGILAGCGNKQENKEESKKETISGNITALGSSALQPLVEQGAKQFMQKNPDATINVQGGGSGAGINQVVTGSVEIGNSDVTAESKLKDKNQVSSLVDHKVCAIGFGMIVNKEVKIDSLTKEQIQKIFTGEITNWKDVGGQDEKINVINRSKSSGTRATFKDTVMDGKDEKEGLGTTQDSSGSVVKAINQTKGSISYVAFSHLNDEVKVIKINNVEPTKENIIAKKYDLWSYEHMYTKGEPEGVTKAFIDYMLSDEAKPLIEKLKYIPASDIK, encoded by the coding sequence GACTTTAGGAATACTAGCAGGTTGTGGTAATAAACAAGAAAATAAGGAAGAAAGCAAAAAAGAAACTATAAGTGGTAATATAACTGCATTAGGTTCCTCTGCATTACAACCTTTAGTTGAACAAGGAGCTAAGCAATTTATGCAAAAAAACCCAGACGCTACTATAAATGTTCAAGGTGGAGGAAGTGGAGCTGGAATAAATCAGGTAGTTACAGGATCAGTTGAAATAGGAAATTCTGATGTAACAGCAGAATCAAAATTAAAAGACAAAAATCAAGTTTCATCTTTAGTAGATCACAAAGTTTGTGCTATAGGATTTGGCATGATAGTTAATAAAGAAGTAAAGATAGATTCTTTAACAAAAGAACAAATACAAAAAATATTTACAGGAGAAATTACTAACTGGAAAGATGTTGGTGGTCAAGATGAGAAAATAAATGTTATAAATAGATCTAAATCTTCAGGTACAAGAGCTACTTTTAAGGATACTGTAATGGATGGAAAGGATGAAAAAGAAGGTTTAGGTACAACTCAAGATTCTAGTGGAAGTGTTGTAAAAGCTATAAATCAAACAAAAGGAAGTATAAGTTATGTAGCTTTTTCACATCTTAATGATGAAGTAAAGGTTATAAAAATAAATAATGTAGAACCAACAAAAGAAAATATAATAGCTAAAAAATATGATCTTTGGTCTTATGAACATATGTATACAAAAGGTGAACCGGAAGGAGTAACAAAAGCTTTTATAGACTATATGTTAAGTGATGAGGCTAAGCCATTAATAGAAAAATTAAAATATATACCAGCTAGTGATATTAAATAA
- the pstC gene encoding phosphate ABC transporter permease subunit PstC: MHITNKKTYNKEMSKRKLLKNLKNEYIGRGLSTICGVLIVFLTLSIIFFVALKGIAVFTKGVSLKEFLFSTNWSPDNDIPKFGALNFIAGSTFVSIGAVILSAPISVALAIFINYISPKLGEKVLKPALELFVGIPSVVYGWLGISILLPIIKKIYGGTGFSILAGIIVLSIMILPTIASISVDAIKVVPKSYLQASYGLGATRWQTISKVIVPSAKNGILTGIILGLARAFGEALAVQMVIGNSIQFPNKLLNPASTLTSVITMDMANTIGGTVWNDALWALALLLLIISFLFIIAIRFIGRRREE; the protein is encoded by the coding sequence ATGCATATAACTAATAAAAAGACTTACAACAAAGAAATGTCTAAAAGAAAATTATTGAAAAATTTAAAAAATGAATACATAGGAAGAGGCTTGTCAACTATATGTGGAGTATTAATAGTTTTTTTAACTTTATCCATAATATTTTTTGTGGCCTTAAAAGGTATAGCAGTATTTACAAAGGGTGTTTCATTAAAGGAGTTTTTATTTTCTACTAATTGGAGTCCAGATAATGATATCCCTAAATTTGGAGCATTAAATTTTATAGCAGGATCTACTTTCGTATCTATTGGTGCAGTTATATTAAGTGCTCCAATAAGTGTAGCTTTAGCAATATTTATAAATTATATATCTCCTAAATTAGGAGAGAAAGTTTTAAAACCTGCTTTAGAATTATTTGTAGGCATTCCTTCAGTAGTATATGGATGGCTAGGTATAAGTATATTATTGCCAATTATAAAAAAGATTTATGGAGGAACAGGTTTTAGTATTTTAGCAGGAATAATAGTTTTAAGTATAATGATATTACCAACTATAGCTAGTATCTCCGTAGATGCAATAAAAGTAGTACCTAAATCTTATTTACAAGCTTCCTATGGATTAGGTGCAACTAGATGGCAAACTATAAGTAAGGTTATAGTACCTTCAGCTAAAAATGGAATATTAACAGGTATTATATTAGGTCTTGCAAGAGCTTTTGGAGAAGCATTAGCTGTTCAAATGGTAATAGGAAACTCTATTCAGTTTCCTAATAAATTATTAAATCCAGCTTCTACATTAACAAGTGTTATTACAATGGATATGGCAAATACCATAGGAGGAACAGTATGGAATGATGCACTTTGGGCTTTAGCACTATTACTTTTAATAATATCCTTCCTATTTATAATAGCAATTAGGTTTATAGGAAGAAGGAGGGAAGAGTAA
- the pstA gene encoding phosphate ABC transporter permease PstA → MNSKLIDKIWTAILYFISALVVLLLIILLGYILIKGVSTLNLEFLFSDPKIGEVGGGIGPQLFNSLYMLFVSLIITVPIGIGAGIYLSEYAKEGFFLNLVRVSIETMASLPSIVVGLFGFLVFVKITNWGFTLLSGALAISILNLPSLTRVSENAIKEASKGIKEASLGLGATRFQTIKTVVLPSAIPQILTGIILAAGRIFGEAAALLYTAGMSAPSLNFTANVTSKAFPLNLMRPAETLAVYIWKVNSEAMIPDAAKVANGASAVLIIMVLLFNILARIIGKKIHKMYTGDN, encoded by the coding sequence ATGAATTCTAAATTGATAGATAAAATTTGGACGGCTATATTGTATTTTATTTCAGCATTAGTAGTTTTATTATTGATAATACTTTTAGGATATATATTAATAAAAGGTGTAAGTACACTAAATTTAGAATTCTTGTTTTCAGATCCTAAAATAGGAGAAGTAGGAGGTGGAATAGGACCACAATTATTTAATTCTCTTTATATGCTTTTTGTATCTTTAATAATTACAGTACCTATAGGAATAGGAGCTGGAATATATCTTTCAGAGTATGCTAAAGAAGGTTTCTTTTTAAATTTGGTTAGAGTTTCTATAGAAACTATGGCTTCTCTTCCTTCTATAGTAGTAGGTTTATTCGGTTTTTTAGTTTTTGTTAAAATAACCAATTGGGGTTTTACTCTTTTGTCAGGAGCATTAGCTATATCAATATTAAATTTGCCCTCTTTAACGAGAGTAAGTGAAAATGCTATAAAGGAAGCTTCTAAAGGAATAAAGGAAGCTAGTTTAGGTCTTGGAGCTACAAGATTTCAAACCATAAAAACCGTAGTGCTTCCTTCAGCTATACCTCAAATTTTAACAGGAATAATATTAGCAGCAGGAAGAATATTTGGAGAAGCAGCAGCACTTTTATATACAGCTGGAATGAGTGCACCTAGTTTAAATTTTACAGCTAATGTAACTTCAAAGGCTTTTCCACTTAATTTAATGAGACCAGCAGAAACATTAGCAGTTTATATATGGAAAGTAAATTCAGAAGCTATGATACCTGATGCTGCTAAAGTAGCTAATGGAGCGTCAGCAGTTTTAATTATAATGGTTTTATTATTTAATATATTGGCTAGAATAATAGGGAAAAAAATACACAAAATGTATACAGGGGATAATTAA
- the pstB gene encoding phosphate ABC transporter ATP-binding protein PstB, whose amino-acid sequence MAIIKTDDLNLYYGNVKALKNINIDIEKNKVTALIGPSGCGKSTFLRTLNRMNDLIDSVKIEGSVYYEGKDIYKDYDVIDLRKKIGMVFQNPNPFPMSIYDNIAYGPRIHGIKNKEKLDEIVEKSLKGGALWKEVKDRLKKNALGLSGGQQQRLCIARTLAVEPEILLMDEPTSALDPISTLKIEELMDELKNKYTVIIVTHNMQQAGRISDNTAFFLNGEIIEVGKTEELFYKPKDRRTEDYITGRFG is encoded by the coding sequence ATGGCAATTATTAAAACAGATGACCTGAATTTATATTATGGTAATGTAAAAGCTTTGAAAAATATAAATATAGATATAGAAAAAAATAAAGTTACTGCTTTAATAGGACCTTCAGGATGTGGGAAATCAACTTTTTTAAGAACTTTAAATAGAATGAATGATTTAATAGATTCAGTAAAAATAGAAGGTAGTGTTTATTATGAGGGAAAAGATATATATAAAGACTATGATGTGATAGATCTTAGAAAGAAAATAGGAATGGTATTTCAAAATCCTAATCCATTCCCTATGTCTATATATGACAATATAGCCTATGGACCTAGAATTCATGGCATAAAGAATAAAGAGAAGTTAGATGAAATAGTAGAAAAAAGTTTAAAAGGAGGAGCACTTTGGAAAGAGGTAAAAGATAGGCTTAAAAAAAATGCATTAGGACTATCAGGAGGGCAGCAGCAAAGACTTTGTATAGCTAGAACACTAGCTGTAGAACCTGAAATATTATTAATGGATGAGCCAACTTCAGCACTAGATCCTATATCTACTCTTAAAATAGAAGAACTTATGGACGAACTTAAAAATAAATATACTGTAATAATAGTTACGCATAATATGCAACAAGCAGGAAGAATATCTGATAACACAGCATTCTTTTTAAATGGAGAGATAATAGAAGTAGGAAAAACCGAAGAATTGTTTTATAAACCTAAAGATAGAAGAACTGAAGATTATATAACAGGAAGATTTGGTTAA
- the phoU gene encoding phosphate signaling complex protein PhoU, which yields MRKVFDKELLKLHNSILRMGSIVEKQINTSIKALVKKDEILANEVIKNDDLVDDLEKEIEDECIVLIAKEQPLATDLRKIFTTLKIVTDLERMADHAVDIAKIAKKIKDEEYIKPLIKIPKMADIVQNMIKESLDSYVNENKEGAYKACTLDDEIDYIYKTTFKESIDTMIEKKETINQLTQFLFVCKYLERIADHATNICEWTIYLITGEHIDMNE from the coding sequence TTGAGAAAGGTATTTGATAAAGAACTTCTAAAACTTCACAATAGTATATTAAGAATGGGTAGTATTGTAGAAAAGCAAATAAATACATCTATTAAAGCATTAGTAAAAAAAGATGAAATTTTAGCAAATGAAGTAATAAAAAATGATGATTTAGTAGATGATTTGGAAAAAGAAATAGAAGATGAATGTATAGTTCTTATAGCTAAGGAGCAGCCTTTAGCTACAGATTTGAGAAAAATATTTACTACATTAAAAATTGTTACAGATTTAGAAAGAATGGCAGATCATGCAGTAGATATAGCTAAGATAGCAAAAAAAATAAAAGATGAAGAATATATTAAACCTTTAATAAAAATACCTAAAATGGCGGATATAGTTCAAAATATGATAAAAGAATCTTTGGACTCTTATGTGAATGAAAACAAAGAAGGAGCCTATAAAGCTTGTACTTTAGATGATGAAATAGATTATATTTATAAAACTACATTTAAAGAATCTATAGATACAATGATAGAAAAAAAAGAAACGATAAATCAACTTACACAATTTTTATTTGTATGTAAGTATCTGGAAAGGATAGCAGATCACGCTACTAATATATGCGAATGGACTATTTATTTAATAACTGGAGAGCATATCGATATGAATGAATAA
- a CDS encoding DUF512 domain-containing protein — protein sequence MKKEILKVERGSIAEELEIEKGDFLLSINNKEVKDIIDYKFLVCDEYLEVEIEKNNGEIWELEIEKDYDEDLGIEFKAAILDVPQRCHNNCLFCFIDQLPKGMRETLYFKDDDSRLSFLQGNFLTLTNMKEEDIDRIINYKISPINISVHTTNPELRVKLLNNRFAGNLYDRMKKLAQGGIKMDCQVVLCPGLNNGEELKRTIEDLYNLYPQVENLAVVPIGVTKFREGLYQFELFNKETANKELDMVEEYQNKFIKEIGKPFIRLSDEFYVIAEREVPKEEFYDGFKQLEDGVGVIRIFRNNIKNNVKKLSTKAKGSFSMITGQSAYKEILEASKIINNHNNDINIEVIKIDNNFFGKTITVAGLITAKDIIEQTQEKNLGKYVIIPDVMLRKGYELADISEQVFLDDVTLKELSNSLKREILVCDYTGEDLIDIINKHSREE from the coding sequence ATGAAAAAGGAAATACTAAAAGTAGAAAGAGGTAGTATAGCAGAAGAACTTGAAATAGAAAAGGGAGATTTTTTACTGTCTATAAATAATAAAGAAGTTAAGGATATTATTGATTATAAATTTTTAGTTTGTGATGAGTACTTAGAGGTTGAAATAGAAAAAAATAACGGAGAAATTTGGGAGCTTGAGATAGAAAAGGATTATGATGAGGATTTAGGAATAGAATTTAAAGCGGCTATACTAGATGTGCCTCAAAGATGTCATAATAATTGTTTATTTTGTTTTATAGATCAACTACCAAAAGGTATGAGAGAAACTTTGTATTTTAAAGATGATGATTCAAGGCTATCTTTTCTTCAGGGAAATTTTCTTACTCTTACAAATATGAAGGAGGAAGATATAGATAGAATAATAAATTATAAAATAAGTCCTATAAATATATCTGTACATACCACAAATCCAGAACTTAGAGTTAAACTTTTAAATAATAGATTTGCTGGTAACCTATATGATAGGATGAAAAAGCTAGCTCAAGGTGGCATAAAAATGGATTGTCAGGTAGTTTTATGTCCAGGACTTAATAATGGAGAGGAATTAAAAAGAACTATTGAAGATTTATATAATCTTTATCCTCAAGTTGAAAATTTAGCAGTAGTTCCTATAGGTGTTACAAAATTTAGAGAAGGATTATACCAATTTGAACTTTTTAATAAAGAAACTGCTAATAAAGAATTAGATATGGTAGAGGAATATCAAAATAAATTTATAAAAGAAATAGGAAAACCGTTTATAAGATTATCTGATGAATTTTACGTTATAGCGGAAAGAGAAGTACCTAAAGAAGAATTTTATGATGGGTTTAAACAATTAGAAGATGGTGTAGGTGTTATAAGGATATTTAGAAATAATATAAAGAATAATGTAAAAAAACTTTCAACTAAAGCTAAAGGAAGTTTTTCAATGATAACAGGGCAATCTGCTTATAAAGAAATACTAGAGGCTAGTAAAATAATAAATAATCATAATAATGATATAAATATAGAAGTTATAAAAATAGATAATAACTTTTTTGGAAAGACCATTACTGTAGCCGGACTTATAACAGCAAAGGACATAATAGAACAAACACAGGAGAAAAATTTAGGAAAGTATGTTATAATTCCAGATGTAATGCTTAGAAAAGGATATGAATTAGCTGATATATCCGAACAAGTTTTCTTAGATGATGTAACGCTAAAAGAATTAAGCAATAGTTTAAAAAGAGAAATTTTAGTATGTGATTATACAGGAGAAGACTTAATAGATATAATAAATAAACATAGCAGGGAGGAATAA
- the der gene encoding ribosome biogenesis GTPase Der: MGKPIVAIVGRPNVGKSTLFNKLAGKRIAIVQDTPGVTRDRIYAEAEWLNHKFTMIDTGGIEPESQDIIVSQMRRQAQIAIEMANVIIFLVDGKEGLAPADEEVAQMLRKSKKPVVLVVNKIDKLRDENNAYEFYNLGIGEPVTISSSQALGLGDMLDRVVEHFKDNKSDGEDDDRINIAFIGKPNVGKSSLINKLLGEDRLIVSNIPGTTRDSIDSYVNTEFGEFTLIDTAGLRRKSKVKEEIERYSVIRTYASIERADVCILMIDATDGISEQDQKIIGYAHDINKAILVIVNKWDLVEKDDKTMDKFKKDLKVNLAFMSYAKYLFISAKTGQRVVKVLQIAKECYDNYTKRIKTGVLNDVISQAIMMKEPPIVGTKRLKIYYVTQIGTKPPTFVFFVNDPACIHFSYQRYLENQLRENFDFQGTGIKLEFRERKEK; the protein is encoded by the coding sequence ATGGGAAAACCGATAGTTGCAATAGTAGGAAGACCTAATGTAGGTAAATCGACACTATTCAATAAATTAGCAGGAAAAAGGATAGCTATAGTACAAGATACACCAGGAGTAACAAGAGATAGAATTTATGCAGAGGCAGAATGGTTAAATCACAAATTTACAATGATAGATACAGGTGGTATAGAACCAGAAAGCCAAGATATAATAGTATCTCAAATGAGAAGGCAGGCACAAATAGCTATAGAAATGGCTAATGTAATAATATTTTTAGTAGATGGAAAAGAAGGATTAGCACCAGCAGACGAAGAAGTAGCACAAATGCTTAGAAAAAGTAAAAAGCCTGTAGTTCTTGTAGTAAACAAAATTGACAAGTTGAGAGATGAAAATAATGCATATGAGTTTTATAATTTAGGAATAGGAGAACCTGTAACTATATCTTCATCACAGGCATTAGGATTAGGCGATATGTTAGATAGAGTTGTAGAACATTTCAAAGATAATAAATCAGATGGAGAAGATGATGATAGAATAAATATAGCTTTTATAGGTAAACCCAATGTAGGAAAATCTTCTCTTATAAATAAATTGCTAGGAGAAGACAGACTTATAGTAAGTAACATTCCAGGAACTACAAGGGATTCTATAGATAGTTATGTAAATACAGAGTTCGGTGAATTTACTTTAATTGATACAGCGGGATTAAGACGTAAGAGTAAGGTAAAAGAAGAAATAGAGAGATACTCTGTAATAAGGACCTATGCATCTATAGAAAGAGCAGATGTGTGTATACTTATGATAGATGCTACAGATGGAATATCTGAGCAGGATCAAAAAATAATAGGATATGCCCATGATATAAATAAAGCTATTTTAGTTATAGTTAATAAATGGGACTTAGTTGAAAAAGATGATAAGACAATGGATAAATTTAAAAAAGATTTAAAAGTTAATTTAGCATTCATGTCTTATGCAAAATATTTATTTATATCTGCTAAAACCGGTCAAAGGGTCGTAAAAGTTTTACAAATAGCTAAAGAGTGTTATGATAATTATACTAAGAGAATAAAAACAGGAGTTTTAAATGATGTAATAAGTCAAGCTATTATGATGAAAGAACCTCCTATAGTAGGAACAAAAAGATTAAAAATTTACTATGTAACTCAAATAGGAACAAAACCACCAACTTTTGTTTTCTTTGTGAATGATCCAGCTTGTATACATTTCTCTTATCAACGATATTTAGAAAATCAATTAAGAGAAAATTTTGATTTCCAAGGAACAGGAATAAAATTAGAATTTAGAGAAAGAAAAGAAAAATAG
- a CDS encoding NAD(P)H-dependent glycerol-3-phosphate dehydrogenase yields the protein MDSKVCFLGAGSFGTALSVMLGKKGLNVNIWHRNNSIVDDINIKKENIKYLPKIVIPAGVKAYNEIEKSIEQCEFIILAVPSHVIRQICKKIQPFIKENQIIVSIAKGIEEGTGKRLSEVIKEELPNNPIVVLSGPSHAEEVAQDIPTTVVVSSKHMNMAKKVQDLFMTNKFRVYTNEDLIGVEIGGAVKNIIALAAGVSDGIGYGDNTKAALMTRGMSEIIRIGTKLGGKQETFSGLTGMGDLIVTCTSMHSRNRRAGILIGKGYSTEKAIEEVGMVVEGIKACRAFYELKEKLNVEMPITDTLYKVLFENKEPNYGVYELMTRDKKMEMI from the coding sequence ATGGATTCAAAAGTTTGTTTTTTAGGAGCAGGTAGTTTTGGTACAGCTTTGTCTGTAATGCTTGGGAAAAAAGGATTAAACGTTAACATATGGCATAGAAATAATAGCATAGTAGATGATATAAACATAAAAAAAGAAAATATAAAATATCTACCTAAAATAGTAATCCCTGCAGGGGTGAAAGCTTATAATGAAATAGAAAAAAGCATAGAGCAATGTGAATTTATAATATTAGCAGTACCTTCCCATGTAATAAGACAAATATGCAAAAAAATACAACCTTTTATAAAAGAAAATCAAATAATAGTAAGCATAGCTAAAGGGATAGAAGAAGGCACTGGGAAAAGGTTATCAGAGGTTATAAAAGAAGAGCTTCCTAATAATCCTATAGTAGTATTGTCAGGACCTAGTCATGCAGAAGAAGTAGCTCAAGATATACCTACTACAGTAGTTGTATCTTCGAAACATATGAATATGGCTAAAAAAGTTCAGGATCTTTTTATGACTAATAAATTTAGAGTTTATACTAATGAGGATTTAATAGGTGTGGAAATAGGGGGAGCTGTTAAAAATATTATAGCTTTAGCTGCAGGTGTATCTGATGGCATAGGCTATGGAGATAATACAAAAGCTGCATTAATGACAAGAGGAATGAGTGAAATAATAAGGATAGGCACAAAGCTTGGAGGTAAGCAAGAAACTTTTTCAGGACTTACAGGTATGGGAGATTTAATAGTTACCTGCACAAGTATGCATAGTAGAAATAGAAGAGCTGGTATATTAATTGGCAAGGGTTATAGCACAGAGAAGGCTATAGAAGAAGTAGGTATGGTAGTAGAGGGTATAAAAGCTTGTAGAGCGTTTTATGAATTAAAAGAAAAGTTGAATGTAGAGATGCCTATAACGGATACATTATATAAAGTTTTATTCGAAAATAAAGAACCGAATTATGGAGTTTATGAACTTATGACTAGAGATAAAAAAATGGAAATGATTTAA
- the spoIVA gene encoding stage IV sporulation protein A, whose protein sequence is MDNFNIYKDIAERTQGDIYVGVVGPVRTGKSTFIKKFMEKMVIPKIENSYKKQRAKDELPQSSSGKAIHTTEPKFVPNEAVEVSLESDTKFKVRMVDCVGYIVNGAMGYMEEEDKPKMVTTPWYDYEIPFEEAAEIGTKKVINEHSTIGLLITTDGSITDIDRENYVEVEERVVEELKSINKPFIIVLNSAHPYEPETIELRKSLEEKYDVPVQTMDILNMKEEDMTNVFQRVLKEFPIKEVNIDMPAWIEELKPEHWLKADFINVVKNMAKEIYKVRDIKKSMENLYEFEFLDNSTLNEMNMGEGTARIALRPKEGLFYKIIGEVCNREIENENDLLKIVETMNKAKIEYDRIAEALEDVKETGYGLVAPQLTEMKLEEPEIVKQGSRYGVKLKASAPSLHFIRADIETEVSPIMGTEKESEEMLKSLLEEFETDPSKIWQSNMFGKSLEVLVKEGLQNKLYRMPEDVQVKIQKTLQKIINEGNGGLICIIL, encoded by the coding sequence TTGGACAATTTTAATATATACAAAGATATAGCAGAAAGAACTCAAGGAGACATTTATGTAGGAGTTGTCGGTCCTGTTAGAACAGGAAAATCTACTTTTATAAAAAAATTCATGGAAAAGATGGTTATACCAAAAATAGAAAACTCTTATAAAAAACAAAGGGCTAAAGATGAACTACCTCAAAGTTCTTCAGGAAAGGCTATCCATACTACAGAACCAAAATTTGTACCTAATGAAGCTGTAGAAGTAAGTTTAGAAAGTGACACTAAATTTAAAGTTAGAATGGTGGACTGTGTAGGCTATATTGTGAATGGGGCTATGGGCTATATGGAAGAAGAGGATAAGCCTAAAATGGTTACAACACCATGGTATGATTATGAAATACCTTTTGAAGAAGCAGCAGAAATCGGAACAAAAAAGGTTATAAATGAACATTCTACAATAGGACTTTTAATTACCACAGATGGATCTATAACAGATATAGACAGAGAAAACTATGTAGAAGTAGAAGAAAGGGTTGTAGAGGAATTAAAATCTATAAATAAACCTTTTATAATAGTTTTAAATTCAGCACATCCTTATGAACCAGAAACTATAGAGTTAAGAAAAAGTTTAGAAGAAAAATATGATGTACCAGTACAAACTATGGATATTTTAAATATGAAAGAAGAAGATATGACTAATGTTTTTCAAAGAGTACTTAAAGAATTCCCTATAAAAGAAGTAAATATAGATATGCCAGCTTGGATAGAAGAGTTAAAGCCAGAACATTGGTTGAAAGCCGATTTTATAAATGTCGTAAAAAATATGGCAAAAGAAATATATAAAGTACGGGACATAAAAAAATCCATGGAAAATTTATATGAATTTGAATTCCTAGATAATTCAACATTGAATGAGATGAATATGGGAGAAGGAACAGCTAGAATAGCTTTAAGACCAAAGGAAGGATTATTCTATAAAATAATAGGGGAGGTTTGTAATAGAGAAATAGAAAATGAAAATGATTTATTAAAAATAGTTGAAACTATGAATAAAGCCAAAATAGAATATGATAGAATAGCAGAGGCACTAGAAGATGTAAAAGAAACAGGATATGGTCTAGTAGCACCACAGCTTACAGAAATGAAATTAGAAGAGCCTGAGATAGTAAAACAGGGAAGTAGATATGGAGTTAAATTAAAGGCTAGTGCACCATCATTACATTTTATAAGGGCTGATATTGAAACAGAGGTATCTCCAATAATGGGAACAGAAAAGGAAAGCGAAGAAATGCTAAAATCTCTATTAGAAGAGTTTGAAACAGATCCATCAAAGATATGGCAAAGTAATATGTTTGGTAAATCCTTAGAAGTATTAGTTAAAGAAGGACTACAAAATAAACTTTATAGAATGCCAGAGGATGTACAGGTTAAGATACAGAAAACTCTTCAAAAGATAATAAATGAAGGTAATGGAGGGCTTATTTGTATCATATTATAA
- a CDS encoding transposase, with amino-acid sequence MTFVTNIFNLLIEEIAWLYKKRWEIELFFKWIKQNLKIKKNIGHSLNAVIITFLMLKLIEKESSASFGLNSI; translated from the coding sequence ATAACATTTGTAACTAATATATTTAATTTATTAATTGAGGAAATAGCATGGCTTTATAAAAAACGTTGGGAAATAGAACTTTTTTTCAAATGGATAAAACAAAATCTTAAAATCAAAAAAAATATAGGACATAGTTTAAATGCAGTAATAATCACTTTTTTAATGTTAAAACTTATAGAAAAAGAATCTAGTGCATCCTTCGGATTAAATTCCATATAA
- a CDS encoding asparaginase, with translation MKKVAVIFNGGTISMKVDPRIKAAVPSLSGEEIMAMVTGIEEYAEIENYEFSNYPSPYITPEKMMDLSKYINNILERKDICGVVVTHGTDSLEETAYLLDLTIKTDKPVIVTGAMRSSSELGYDGPANLAASICTAISNEAVGKGVLVCLNDELNCASEVTKSNSTALNTFKSPIFGPIGIVDNNQVIFYREKLKKQHIETDKIESNVALIKCVSGIDSSFIDFCLDKDYKGLVIEAMGRGNVPPNMVPGIRRAIEKNIPVVMVSRCYEGRVLDTYGYEGGGKQLRKMGVIFGDSLPGQKARIKLALALAKSNYDVEKIRQIFEDGLYKYTTK, from the coding sequence ATGAAGAAAGTAGCAGTTATTTTTAATGGAGGTACTATTTCCATGAAAGTAGATCCTAGGATAAAGGCTGCGGTACCGAGTTTATCTGGGGAAGAAATTATGGCTATGGTAACAGGTATAGAGGAATATGCTGAAATAGAAAATTATGAATTTTCTAATTATCCAAGCCCTTATATAACTCCTGAAAAAATGATGGATTTGTCAAAGTATATAAATAATATACTAGAAAGAAAAGATATTTGTGGAGTTGTAGTTACTCATGGTACGGATTCTTTAGAAGAAACAGCATATTTATTAGATTTAACTATAAAAACTGATAAACCTGTAATCGTTACAGGTGCTATGAGAAGTAGTTCTGAGTTGGGTTATGATGGACCCGCTAATTTGGCAGCTTCTATTTGTACAGCAATATCTAATGAGGCTGTAGGTAAAGGTGTATTAGTTTGCTTAAATGATGAATTAAATTGTGCCAGTGAAGTTACAAAATCTAATTCTACTGCATTAAATACTTTTAAGAGTCCTATATTTGGACCTATAGGCATAGTAGATAATAATCAGGTAATATTTTATAGAGAAAAATTAAAGAAACAACATATAGAAACAGATAAAATAGAAAGCAATGTAGCACTTATAAAATGTGTATCAGGTATAGATTCAAGTTTTATAGACTTTTGTTTAGATAAGGATTATAAAGGTTTAGTAATAGAGGCTATGGGAAGAGGAAATGTGCCTCCTAATATGGTACCTGGTATAAGAAGAGCAATAGAGAAAAATATTCCTGTAGTTATGGTTTCTAGATGTTATGAAGGTAGAGTATTAGATACTTATGGATATGAAGGAGGAGGAAAACAATTAAGAAAAATGGGAGTAATCTTTGGAGATAGTCTGCCAGGACAGAAGGCAAGAATAAAATTAGCTTTGGCTTTAGCAAAATCAAATTACGATGTAGAAAAGATAAGACAAATTTTTGAAGACGGCTTATATAAGTATACTACTAAATAA